One Thiocapsa sp. genomic window, CGCAGGGACCGATCCAGGTGCTGGTCAACAATGCGGGACTCCACGACGACGCACCCTTGGCCGGCATGAAGCCGGACCAATGGTCACGCGTCGTCGACGTCGCCTTGCTCGGCTTCTACAATGTCACCCAGCCCCTGCTCCTGCCGATGATTCGCGAGCGCCGGGGACAGATCATCAACCTGAACGGCACCATGACATGAAAGGAACCATCGTTGTCATCCCTGCATTCAACGAGGCGCGGACGATCCGCGAGGTCGTCACCGCCGTCCGTCGGCAGGACGTCGATCGCATCATCGTCGTCGACGACGGCTCCACGGACGCCACCGCGACGCTGATTCACGCCCTCGAAACGCAGGACGGCGCAGCGTCGAGCCTGGAGCTGATTCGGCACCCGACCAATCGCGGCAAAGGCTTCGCCTTGGCCAGCGGCATCACCCGCGCCCTCGCGTGCGGCGGTCAACGCATCGTCACCATCGATGCCGACGGCCAGCACTGCGCGGGCGACATCCCGCGCCTGGAGCGGGCCGCCATGCACGCACCCGAGGCGATCGTCATCGCCGCACGGACCGAGGCCCGGGAGGCGGCACCGCCGTTGCGCCGCTTCGCCAACGAGGTGGCGGATTTTTGGATCTCCTGGGCCTGCGGGCGTCGCATCGACGACACCCAGTCCGGGTTCAGACTCTATCCCGCCGCCGTGCTCGCGCGCCTGAGCGCCCGACCGCGCCGCAACGCCGGCTTCGCCTTCGAGACCGAGCTGCTGATCGACGGCGTCGCCGCGGGCGCCGAGATCCGCAGCGTCCCCATCCTGACCCGCTACCTGCCGGACCGGCGTCTCAGCCATTACCGGCCCTGGCGCGACACCTGGAGCATCATCCGGCTGGTCGGCGCAAAGCTGCTGCGTCGCGGCCTGTATCCAACGGGCTTGTTGCGCTCGCTCGATCGCGCGAGCGGATCGGGGAAGGGCGGGGCCGCAGCGCTACGGGACATCGACTGAGCGGATTCAACCTAGACAAGGACCACCACCCGTCAGGCTATTGGGCGGTGGAAACAAGAACCCACCGACCGACGGCCTGAAGGGCGCAGTCGATGCGGTGGTCACGACGACGATAGGGAAAAGCAGATGGAAAACGAGATCGCACTCGGCATGCAGGGTCCCAAGCAAGCTCCACTGCACCGGGGGATTCGGGGGATTCGGGGGATCTTCAACTTACGAATGCTCATGCTGCTGGTCATAACCGTGAGCGTCATCGGTCTCGGGGGCTGTCGGACCGCGCCGATCCGAGATCTCGACGCGCGTCCGATCCCGCCGGGCGCCACCCTGCCCCAGGTCAGCAAGGCGATCCAGGGCGCGGGCAACAGCTTGGGATGGGCGATGCAGGAAACCGGCCCGGGCATGATCGTCGGGACCATCGTCCTGCGCGATCATATGGCGAAGGTCGAGATCCCGTTCTCCACATCCAGTTACAGTATTCGCTACAGCTCCAGCACGAACCTCAAATACAACGACGAGAAGCAGACGATCCATTCCAACTACAACAGCTGGATTGCGAACCTCGACAACCAGATCCGAGCAAACCTATCGATGCTGTAGTCTGGACCGTCAAGACACCGTGAGCACACCCGGAACGCTTGATCGGGACGAGATCGGAACCTTCGCGCTGACCTGCCTGATCGGGGTCGCGGCCTTGGGGCTTCCGTTCCTGGTCGCTCTCGCCCGGGTGCTCGCGGTCGGCCTTCGGTCCAAGACCGAGGGCCCGACCGGCGTGGTGGTGGTCTTCGGCAAGCGCTTGGTCGACGACCGGCCCGACCGGGACTATCGGGCACGACTCGAAACGGCGGCACGACTCACGACCGGATCGAGCGACCGGATCCTGATCCTCGGGGGCCGCACAGGAGGGGCACGCGTCACCGAGGCCGAGGCCGGCGCGCAGTTGCTGCGCGACATCCCCGGCAGCGACCAATGGCGTATCGTGCTCGAGCAGACCTCGCGCGACACCCTGACGAATCTGCGCAACGTGCGCGAGCTGTTGGCCGAGAACGCCTCGCGCGAGCCGCTGACACTCATCTCCAATCGCTATCACCTGGCGCGGGTCGGTCAAATGGCGAGCAGCCTCGGACTGAGCCACCGACTCTGCGCAGCCGAGGATGTCGCCACCGCACTGCGCCCGTCGTCCCTTCATCGCTGGCTTATGGAAGGCTTCTATGTCGCCTGGTTCGCCACCGGGAAGGCATGGGCGCGCCTGACCCGCAATCACCGCATGCTCGCTCGGGTGACCTGAGACGCGACATCGCGTCCGGTCCCGAGCATCGAATGCGCTCCACTAAACCGCGTCCGGAGCGAAATGCATCGATATTGGAATGGAGCTGCCTCGGCCGGATCCTCGCGTGTCGGAGCTGACGCGGTTTAGACATAAAGGAGGTCCAGCCGCATGCGCATTCTGCTGATCAAACCCAAGGCCCGACTGAGGTCCGTTCTCGGCCTTCAGGCGTTCCAACGCATGGAGCCCCTCGAGCTCGGCTACCTGGCCGCCGCGGCCGGTCCCGAGCACGACACGCGGATCCTGGATCTGCGGCTGACCGCTTGGCCCGAGCTCGCCCTGCTCGACAGCCTGCGGCGCTTGCGCCCGGACCTGGTCGGCATCACCGGCTACAGCCACGAGGCGTCCAGCGTCAAAGCGATCGCCCGCCGCGTGCGCCGAGCGTTACCCGGAACAACCGTCGTCGTCGGAGGCCATCACGCGACCGTCGCCCCTCGAGACTATCGGATCGAGGCGATCGATGCCGTCGTCCGCGGCGAGGGTTGCGCACCCTTCGCGCAGATCGTCCGTGCACTCGCCGCCGGTCGCGGGCTGGAAGGCATCCCGCAGGTGCTGCTTCCGGAGCGCACCTGGTGCGACGATGAAGAGCGGCTCTGGCCGCGGTTTCCCGATCCCGCCATGCTGCCGCTGCCCAGACGCGACCTCTGGGACACTCGCCATTACCGCAGCATCTGGACCGGCGAGAAGCTGCCGCGCTGGCATCCCTTGTTTCCGAGGGTGGCGATGGTTCGCACCTCATGGGGCTGCCGCATGACGTGCTCCTTCTGCATCGTGCCGCATCTGTGCGGCGGCATCCACCGAACGCGTCCGGTGCAGTCCGTGGTCGATGAGATCGCCTCCCTGGATGTGAATCACGTCTATTTCTGCGACGACGAGAACTTCATCGACGAGCCGTTCGCTTGGGCGCTTGCCGACGCCTTGGAGGCACGCGGCGTGAAGAAGCGCTACTTCGCCTGGACCCGCGCCACCACCGTCAACCGCTCCCCGGAGCTGTTGCGACGCTGGCGCGAGATCGGCCTGGATGCGGCCTTTCTCGGCTTCGAATTCCCGAGCGACGCGGAGCTCAAGCGCGCGGCCAAAGGCGGAACGGTCGCGGCCAACGAGCGCGCCCTGGAGCAATTGCGCGCGATGGACGTGGCCGTGCATGCCGCCTTCATGGTGCAGCCCGAATACGGGGCGCTCGAGTTCGCGCGACTGCGCGACTATGTCCGCCGACTGCCGCCGGTGCAGTGCAGCTTCACCGTCTGCACGCCCTCCCCCGGCACCGCCGACTATCAGGCCATGCAGCCGCGGATCTGGGTCGACAATCCGCATGACCTGCACGACTGCATGCATCCCCTGACCCCGACCGCACTGCCGCTTCGGGAGTTTGTGCGCTCGTTCGCCGAGCAGGCCCATGTCGCACTGGAAAAGGTGCCGATGCGGGTCAACCGCCATCTGGCCGCGCCCGATCAAATGGTGAGGGTCGCCCTCGCCGGCCGGAAGTATCATCAGGGTCTCGCGTCCATCGATCGCGACTACCCCGAGGCGCTTCGGGGCGACACCGGCGCCGCGATCCGTCCCGAAGGATTGGCCCGAGACGCGTTACCCTAAGATCCGGCAGTTGAACGGCCCCCGGAGTGCGTCCCGCGTGGTGTCCGGCAAGGAGCGACGAGGCGTCGTAGTAGTTCTACGACAACGCGTTGCAACGCAGTCGGGCGCCGCGCGGGGCGTGCTCCAGGGGTCGTAGCGGCCATCACCCGGCGAGTGAGGCGTCATGTGGCCAATATCCTCAAAGACGTCAGACACTTGCATGTGGCACGAGGCGGTTAACTGCCGGATCCAGGGTTACCGGCCCGGATCGGTGTCGGCGCTTCACAACAACAACGGGAGAGGAAGCATGCGGAAAGGAAGAATGTCGAAGGCATCGATTATCTGCCTAATGGTCGCCCTCGCGGCCTTGACGGCTTGCACCAAGCAAGAGTCGAAAGCGAACTGGAACAACATCAAGGAAGGCTCGAAAAACACCTGGCAGCAGGCCAAGAAGGCCGTTTCGGAGGGGACCGAGGACTTCAAGGAGAGTACGAAGTAGGCTCGCGGATCAGGATCGACAAACACGCCGGACAAGATTGGCGCGGAGGTGACAACCCCTCGCGAAAACGGGAGAATTCCCCCCATGGTATCGCGCATCGCTTCGATGGGTGCGTGACGTTGGAACGACCGCCGCGCCGACCGAGCCGAGATGACCGGATCCGGGTCGCGCGCAGCCCAGAGGCGCCTTTGTGTCGACACTGATGACCTTCGAGCATCCGCTGAACGAGCGCGTCCGCACCTTCCTGCGGATCGAGCATCTGTTCGAGCGTCTCAACTATTTCGCGCCTCAGTACGACGCCTGGGCGACCCGGGTCGCTGTCGAGACCTTGCTCGACATTGCCGCGGTGACCGCACGCGCGGACGTGAAGACCGAGCTGCTCAAGGAGCTCGAGCGCAACATCGCCACGCTCAAGCGTTTCGGGGACCAGCCCGGGGTCGATCCGCGGGCCTTGGACCGGGTGCTCGGCGACCTTGCGGATGCCGTCGGCGGCGTCCATCGCCTGTCCGGACCCATCGGGCAGATCGCCCGCGAGGACGATCTTCTCAAGAGCGTCGCCCAGCGCAGCAGCATTCCGGGCGGGGCCTGCAGCTTCGATCTGCCGCATTTTCATCACTGGCTGATCCAAGCACCGGAGATCAGGCAGGCACGGCTCGACCACTGGCTTCTGGATCTGCGACCGGTGGAGCGGGCGATCCGTCTCGTGCTCTCGCTCGCCCGTACCAGCGCATCACCTCGCCAGGTGCTCGCGGAGGGCGGTTTCTTTCAGGAAGCGCTCGATGTGCAGGCGCCTGCGCAGATGGTGCGGGTCGGCATCAACGGGACGGGGGCACTCTATCCGGAGATCAGCGGTCACAAGAGCCGCTTCAGCATCCGCTTCATGCAGTCCGGACCGCAAGGGCGGCCGTCTCAGATCCCGGAAAACATCCCCTTCAAGCTGACCTGCTGCGTCTTTTGAACCGCGTCCTGCACACGATCGTCTCCTGTCCGCGTTGCGGCAAGTCTGTCGTTTGGGGTCCGGATGCACCATGGCGCCCCTTCTGCAGCAAGCGCTGCCGTTTGGTCGATCTGGGCGAGTGGCTGGACGAGAATCATCGGATCCCCGGAACGGAGGAGGATCCCGACGAGGATTCGCCCATGAGCGAGCATGCGCCGGGTTAAACCGATCAATCGATCGGCCAAAAGCCTCGAATCGCCGCCACACCCTGCGCACCATGCTCGCGGGCGGCCTCCAGATCCGAACCCGCCAAACCGCCCAGCGCATAAACCGGGAGTGTTGCAGCATCGGCAAGCTCGGCGAAGTGGCGCCAGCCGAGCGGCTCGACGTCCGGATGCGAGGCGGTCGGCTGGACCGGCGAGAGCAGCGCGTAGTCGAGCCCGAGGCACGCCGCGCGCACGAGATCATCGGCGGCGTGACAGGAGGCGCCGACCAGATCGTCGGGTCGACCCGGACGCCCGCTCAGTCCTGCGAGGGTCTGGCCTCGGAGATGCAGGCCGTGACGCGGCATCTCGAGCGTCTCGTCCGGGTCGCGATTCAAGAGGAGACGTGCACCGCTTTGCTCGCAGAGCCTGAAGGCGTCTCGTGCCAAATTCCGATAGTCGGCCTGATCCAGCTCGTGCGCACGCAATTGGACGAGCCTGATGCCGCTCGCGACGGCGCGCGACAGGCGCGCCAAAAAGAGCTCGGGGCGGAGCGGGTCAGGCCCAGTGATCAACATCCGCCCGGGCAGGCGCAGGGCGGTGATGATGGGGCGATCGGCCGCGGGAAAACAGGCCGGATCCATGGCCTCGGGACGTTGCCAGGCGAGGGGCTGCCCTTCCAAACCGACCGGGATACCGGCGTAGGAGCGGACGCATCGGACATCGAGGAGGACGTGCCGGTCGCCGTAATGGTGTCGGATGCGGATCAGCGGTCGGCTGTCGCGGACCTCGATGCCGAGCTCCTCGGCCAGCTCGCGCGCCAAGCCCTGCTCGGGCGACTCGCCCGGCTCGAGCTTGCCGCCCGGAAACTCCCACAGTCCGCCCTGATGGACGTGATCGGGGCGTTTGGTGACCAGCACGCGTCCGGCCGGGTCGGAAATCGCGCCGACCATCACATGAATCAGCTCGACGCTCAACTGCGGTATTCGGCGTTGATCCGGACGTAGTCGTAGGAGAGATCGCAGGTCAAGACCCGTGCCTCGGCCGGACCCCGACCAAGCGAGACGCGGATCAGGATCTCGGGCTCGGCCATGACGGCGGCTCCCGCCTCCTCGGTATAGTCGGGTGCGCGACCGCCGGCATCGACGATCAAGACCTCGCCGAGGTGGATTCGGATCCGATCGATATCGAGATCCAGAAGACCCGCACGCCCGACGGCGGCCAGGATACGACCCCAATTGGGATCGGACGCGAAGAGCGCCGTCTTCACCAGGGGCGAATGGGCGATGGTGTAGGCGACCGCGCGGGCCTCCTCGACATCGGCCGCGCCTTCGACCTGCACGGTCACCAGCTTGGTCGCGCCCTCGGCGTCGCGCACGATGGCGGTCGCCAGCTCGACGCAGACGGCATCGACGGCGCACTGGAGTGCAGCGTATCCCGGGGACGCACCGTCGCGGATCTCGGGATTCCCGCAGGCCCCGGTTGCAGCGAGCACGCAGGCATCGTTGGTCGAGGTGTCGCCGTCGACCGT contains:
- a CDS encoding glycosyltransferase family 2 protein is translated as MKGTIVVIPAFNEARTIREVVTAVRRQDVDRIIVVDDGSTDATATLIHALETQDGAASSLELIRHPTNRGKGFALASGITRALACGGQRIVTIDADGQHCAGDIPRLERAAMHAPEAIVIAARTEAREAAPPLRRFANEVADFWISWACGRRIDDTQSGFRLYPAAVLARLSARPRRNAGFAFETELLIDGVAAGAEIRSVPILTRYLPDRRLSHYRPWRDTWSIIRLVGAKLLRRGLYPTGLLRSLDRASGSGKGGAAALRDID
- a CDS encoding YdcF family protein, which codes for MSTPGTLDRDEIGTFALTCLIGVAALGLPFLVALARVLAVGLRSKTEGPTGVVVVFGKRLVDDRPDRDYRARLETAARLTTGSSDRILILGGRTGGARVTEAEAGAQLLRDIPGSDQWRIVLEQTSRDTLTNLRNVRELLAENASREPLTLISNRYHLARVGQMASSLGLSHRLCAAEDVATALRPSSLHRWLMEGFYVAWFATGKAWARLTRNHRMLARVT
- a CDS encoding radical SAM protein, with translation MRILLIKPKARLRSVLGLQAFQRMEPLELGYLAAAAGPEHDTRILDLRLTAWPELALLDSLRRLRPDLVGITGYSHEASSVKAIARRVRRALPGTTVVVGGHHATVAPRDYRIEAIDAVVRGEGCAPFAQIVRALAAGRGLEGIPQVLLPERTWCDDEERLWPRFPDPAMLPLPRRDLWDTRHYRSIWTGEKLPRWHPLFPRVAMVRTSWGCRMTCSFCIVPHLCGGIHRTRPVQSVVDEIASLDVNHVYFCDDENFIDEPFAWALADALEARGVKKRYFAWTRATTVNRSPELLRRWREIGLDAAFLGFEFPSDAELKRAAKGGTVAANERALEQLRAMDVAVHAAFMVQPEYGALEFARLRDYVRRLPPVQCSFTVCTPSPGTADYQAMQPRIWVDNPHDLHDCMHPLTPTALPLREFVRSFAEQAHVALEKVPMRVNRHLAAPDQMVRVALAGRKYHQGLASIDRDYPEALRGDTGAAIRPEGLARDALP
- the zapD gene encoding cell division protein ZapD, translating into MSTLMTFEHPLNERVRTFLRIEHLFERLNYFAPQYDAWATRVAVETLLDIAAVTARADVKTELLKELERNIATLKRFGDQPGVDPRALDRVLGDLADAVGGVHRLSGPIGQIAREDDLLKSVAQRSSIPGGACSFDLPHFHHWLIQAPEIRQARLDHWLLDLRPVERAIRLVLSLARTSASPRQVLAEGGFFQEALDVQAPAQMVRVGINGTGALYPEISGHKSRFSIRFMQSGPQGRPSQIPENIPFKLTCCVF
- the yacG gene encoding DNA gyrase inhibitor YacG; amino-acid sequence: MHTIVSCPRCGKSVVWGPDAPWRPFCSKRCRLVDLGEWLDENHRIPGTEEDPDEDSPMSEHAPG
- a CDS encoding Nudix family hydrolase; this encodes MSVELIHVMVGAISDPAGRVLVTKRPDHVHQGGLWEFPGGKLEPGESPEQGLARELAEELGIEVRDSRPLIRIRHHYGDRHVLLDVRCVRSYAGIPVGLEGQPLAWQRPEAMDPACFPAADRPIITALRLPGRMLITGPDPLRPELFLARLSRAVASGIRLVQLRAHELDQADYRNLARDAFRLCEQSGARLLLNRDPDETLEMPRHGLHLRGQTLAGLSGRPGRPDDLVGASCHAADDLVRAACLGLDYALLSPVQPTASHPDVEPLGWRHFAELADAATLPVYALGGLAGSDLEAAREHGAQGVAAIRGFWPID